The nucleotide window CGGTGGACAGCGGCGCTTACCTGATCTTCACCTCGGGGTCGACCGGGCAACCCAAGGGCGTTCGGCAGTCGCACACGACGTTCAGCCATTTTCTGGAGTGGCAGGTCAGCGCCCTGGACATGGTGCCCGGCGCCCGGGTGGCTCAGATCGCAGCGCCGGGGTTCGATGTGGCCTTATGCGAGATTTTTGGCGCGCTGTGCCACGGGGCAACGCTGGTGCTGCCGGATCGGGCTGCGGACCTGGCCCCCGGGCGGCTGTTGCAATGGCTCGATGAAGTGGCGGTGACCACCTTGCAGATCACACCCAGCCTGTTAGGCGAGGCGCTGCGTGGCTCCGCCAGTTGGCCTCGCGCCTTGAAAACCCTGGCAACGGTAGGCGAGCCGCTGTCCCTTGCGCTGGCCGCCGAGCTGCTCAAGCGCGGCGGACCTGACTTGAAATTGATCAATATCTATGGGCCCACGGAAACCGTTGCGGCCTGTTGGCACCGGGTCACGAGCGCGGATCTGCAGCGCTTGCGCATTCCGGTCGGCCGCCCGATTGCCGGGAGAACGGTCGAAGTCCGTGATTCGGCGGGTCAGCCTGTTCCTGTCGGAGTTCAAGGAGAAATCTATCTGCGCACGGCAGACATGAGCAATGGTTATGCAGGCGCTATTGGCGAGGGTGGTTTCGTCCTGCTGCCGTCGCACGCCGCTGATGGCCGTGGGCTCTATCGCACGGGCGATGTTGGACGCTGGACCGCGGACGCGGTGCTCGAGGTACTCGGGCGCCAGGACAATCAGATCAAGCTCAATGGGGTACGCATCGAGCTGGAGGAGGTGGAAAGTGCGCTGGTTCTGCATCCCGCCGTGTATGCCGCTGTCGCCGCCTTGCGCCAGGTCGACGGGAGCGCCCGGCTGGTTGCCCACGTTGAGGCTCACGAGGATGTGGATCCCCTGGCAGTGCGGCGCTTCGTTCTCAATCACCTGCCCTTGACTGCGGTGCCGTCGTTGATCGTCGTCGTTTCCCATCTGCCGCGTACGAGTAACGGCAAGCTCGATCGTCGTGCGCTGGCCTCTTGCGAACTCCCGTCGCCGCAAGCAGCGGTCGGGGACGCCTGCTCAGCGCCGGATCTTCTGCTCCTGCAGGGGACGATTGCCGCGTTGTGGCACGAGGTATTGCCGCACGAGGAAGTCCCAGGGGCGCATACGGATTTTTTTGGATTGGGCGGGCATTCGATCCACGCGATGCAAATGCTCAATTTGCTCAAGACCAGAACCGGGATCGCCATCGGTCTGGCGCAGTTTCTTGCAGAACCCACGGTTTCAGCACTTGCCAGTCTTGTGCATAGCCACTTAACGCCTACACGCCAAGCCGAGGTCAACTGATGTCACAAGCCCGCCCGATAGTCATCGATGCCAACTTTCTAAGCCCTGAGGACTTGGTGGCTGCCGCACGCAGTGGTTGTAGTTTGCGACTGGATTCAAGCGTGGTCGACAACATTGATCGTGCCCACCGCTTTGTGTTGGAGATAGCAGGGTCCGATGCTCTGCACTACGGGATCAATACCGGCTTTGGTTCGTTGTGCACGACTCATATCGACTCCGCCGACCTGTCCACGTTGCAGCACAACTTGCTCAAGTCTCACGCCTGTGGGGTAGGGCCGGCGGTTCCCGAGGAGGTCAGTCGCTTGGTCACCCTGATCAAGTTGCTGACGTTTCGCACGGGCAACAGCGGTGTGAGCCTGTCGACGGTCAATCGGATCGTCGATCTCTGGAACCACGGTGTCGTAGGTGCCATTGCACAGAAAGGGACGGTCGGTGCCAGTGGCGATCTGGCTCCCTTGGCCCACTTGTTCTTGCCTCTGATCGGTCTGGGAGAGGTCTGGCATCGAGGGGTGCTGCGCCCTTCGAGCGAGGTCCTGCGCGAGATCGGCCTGCCGCCCTTGACGTTGCAACCTAAGGACGGCCTCTGTCTGACAAATGGCGTGCAGTACCTCAATGCGTTGGGGGCGTTGGCCACGGTTCGGGCCAAACGCCTGGTGGCGCTGGCCGATCTGTGTGCGGCCATGAGCATGATGGGGTTCAGCGCGGCTCGCAGCTTCATCGATCCGCAGATTCATAAGACCTGTCTGCATCCGGAGCGCTCGCAGGTGGCGCGGCATATCCGCACGCTGACCCAGGGCAGCAACCATGCGGATCTGGCGCATTGCAACCCGGCGATGGAGGATCCGTACTCCTTCCGCTGTGCGCCCCAGGTGCATGGTGCGGCGCGGCAGGTGGTCGGTTATCTGGAGACGGTCATCGGCAACGAATGCAACAGTGTTTCAGATAATCCATTGGTGTTTCCAGAGACCCGGCAAATTCTCACCTGCGGCAATCTGCACGGACAGTCGACGGCGTTCGCACTGGACTTCGCGGCCATCGGGATCAGCGACCTGTCCGGCATTTCGGAGCGTCGGACTTACCAGTTGCTTTCCGGCCAAAATGGCTTGCCGGGCTTTCTGGTCGCCAAGCCGGGGCTCAACTCGGGCTTCATGGTTGTCCAGTACACCAGTGCCGCGTTGCTCAATGAAAACAAGGTGCTTTCCAATCCGGCGTCGGTCGATACGATTCCTACCTGTCACTTGCAGGAGGACCATGTGAGCATGGGCGGAACCTCGGCCTACAAGCTCGAAACCATCCTCGACAACTGTGAAACCATCCTCGCCATCGAACTGATGACGGCATGTCAGGCCATCGACATGAATCCCGGCTTGCAACTGTCCGAGCGCGGGCGGGCGATTTATGCAGCGGTGCGCGAGGAGATCCCGTTCGTCACCGAGGATCAACTGATGGCGGACCTCATCAGCAAGTCTCGACGTCTGTGCCAGCACTCGACGGTGATCGCCGGGCAACTGGCCGAGATGCAGCTGCAATGAGCGAGGCCCACGAAGCGCAGGTATTGCAGGAGCGGGGGCCGGCCAGTTCAGTGCAAGAGGGGCTCTGGGTCGTGCAGTCGATCGGACGTGCCGGTAAGGCCTACCAGGAAGCGCTGGCACTGAAGCTGAACGGCACGCTGGATATCCCGCGTCTGGAACGTGCGCTGGATCTGCTGGTGCAACGTCATCCGGGCTTGCGCACCTGCTTTGTCGCCGTTGCGCAGGGGCTTGAGCAACAGGTGTTGGCCATGAGCGGGCCGCGGCTGCAGGTTGAGTCGGTTGCCCCCGAGCAATTGCACGACTGGATGCAACGGCAACAGCAGTTGCCCTTCGACCTGTCTGCCGCGCCATTGTTTCGCGTTCGCCTGGCCCACCTGGGGCCGAACCGGCATGTGCTGCTGATCGTCGCCCATCACCTGATTGTCGATGGCTGGTCGCTGGGGGTGTTCGAACATGACCTGTCCGCGCTCTACGCGGCAGGAGCCTCGGCCCCCTTGCCTGAGTTGAACGCCTCGCCCATCAGTCATGCGCGTGCCGAAAGAGCACGGGTGGGTACGGCTGCGTGGGACGATGCGCAGCGCTTCTGGTCCCTGCAACTGGCGGGCAGCCCCCAGGTGACCAGTCAGAGCGGACCTCGATCGCTGACACAGGCATTGCAACTGGATGGCCAGACGACCAAGGCGCTGCTGTCGGTTGCGCGGGCTCTGAAGGTCTCACCGTTCGCGTTGGGGTTCAGCGCATTCGCGGCATCCATGGCCACCCTCACGGGGCGCGACGACCTGGTGCTGGCGACGGACTTCAGCGGTCGCACCGAGCCGGCCTATGAGCCTGTCATTGGCATGTTCGTCAATCAGATTCCATTGCGCTGGCGAATGAACCCGGGTCTGAACGGTGTGAGCGCCGTGCAGCAGGCCCACCGTTTGAGCCTTGATGTGCTGGCGCACGCGCACCTGCCTTACCCGTTGATTGTCGAAGCCAGCCAGCAGCCGGGTGGCCAGCTCTTTGAAGGTAAATTTGTCTTGCACAATATGCCGCGTCATCCCCTGCACCTGGAGGGGCTGGATGTCGAGGTGGCCGGGGTCCAGGGCACTGATCCGAAGTTCCCGGTATTGCTGGAGTTGTGGGAGCAGGGTGAGGGGTTGTGCGGGAGCGTCACCATCGACCCGAGTCGCAGCAGGCTGGCTCCAGCACTCCTGGCCCAGCGTTTTTGCTCAATGCTGGATGGCATTCTCCGCTCGCCCGAAGCCCCTCTGGAGACGGTCCAGCCAACGGCGTCGCCCCCCACATTCGTGCCGTCGCGTCGGCGTGTCGATATGACTGCCGACCCGGTCAGTGTCACGTCGTCCCCGGCAGCCCCGCGTCCCACGCTGGTCGAGTGCCGGTCCGCAGATGTGGACCTGGCCCAGTGGGTGCACAGGGAGCGCATGGCGCTTGAGGCTCATCTGATTCGCAGCGGTGCCGTTCTGTTTCGGGGGTTCAACCTTGGCGGCAGCGGGATGTTCGCGCAGGTGGTGCAGCAGCTGGGCGGCGAACCATTGCCCTACCTGCAGCGCTCGACGCCCAGGACCGAAGTGGCGGCTGGTGTTTATACCTCCACCGAGTACCCGTCGGACCAGCCAATTTTTTTTCACAACGAAAACGCCTATGCCACGAGCTGGCCAGCACGTGTGTTTTTT belongs to Pseudomonas sp. B21-015 and includes:
- the hutH gene encoding histidine ammonia-lyase, which translates into the protein MSQARPIVIDANFLSPEDLVAAARSGCSLRLDSSVVDNIDRAHRFVLEIAGSDALHYGINTGFGSLCTTHIDSADLSTLQHNLLKSHACGVGPAVPEEVSRLVTLIKLLTFRTGNSGVSLSTVNRIVDLWNHGVVGAIAQKGTVGASGDLAPLAHLFLPLIGLGEVWHRGVLRPSSEVLREIGLPPLTLQPKDGLCLTNGVQYLNALGALATVRAKRLVALADLCAAMSMMGFSAARSFIDPQIHKTCLHPERSQVARHIRTLTQGSNHADLAHCNPAMEDPYSFRCAPQVHGAARQVVGYLETVIGNECNSVSDNPLVFPETRQILTCGNLHGQSTAFALDFAAIGISDLSGISERRTYQLLSGQNGLPGFLVAKPGLNSGFMVVQYTSAALLNENKVLSNPASVDTIPTCHLQEDHVSMGGTSAYKLETILDNCETILAIELMTACQAIDMNPGLQLSERGRAIYAAVREEIPFVTEDQLMADLISKSRRLCQHSTVIAGQLAEMQLQ
- a CDS encoding condensation domain-containing protein — encoded protein: MSEAHEAQVLQERGPASSVQEGLWVVQSIGRAGKAYQEALALKLNGTLDIPRLERALDLLVQRHPGLRTCFVAVAQGLEQQVLAMSGPRLQVESVAPEQLHDWMQRQQQLPFDLSAAPLFRVRLAHLGPNRHVLLIVAHHLIVDGWSLGVFEHDLSALYAAGASAPLPELNASPISHARAERARVGTAAWDDAQRFWSLQLAGSPQVTSQSGPRSLTQALQLDGQTTKALLSVARALKVSPFALGFSAFAASMATLTGRDDLVLATDFSGRTEPAYEPVIGMFVNQIPLRWRMNPGLNGVSAVQQAHRLSLDVLAHAHLPYPLIVEASQQPGGQLFEGKFVLHNMPRHPLHLEGLDVEVAGVQGTDPKFPVLLELWEQGEGLCGSVTIDPSRSRLAPALLAQRFCSMLDGILRSPEAPLETVQPTASPPTFVPSRRRVDMTADPVSVTSSPAAPRPTLVECRSADVDLAQWVHRERMALEAHLIRSGAVLFRGFNLGGSGMFAQVVQQLGGEPLPYLQRSTPRTEVAAGVYTSTEYPSDQPIFFHNENAYATSWPARVFFFCETPPLKGGRTPLANCRAVLALLPESIRGAFERHGVIYRRRFRPGLGLSWQQAFAVDDLDTLHSRYAAQGYRFSKGAQDELVADLAVPAVVTHPDTGEAVWFNHAALFHPAALSEALGEVAARLDVSQLQAVETLLGNGQPIPAQWIAEIRRAYLAASFSFDWQKDDLLMLDNRLTAHGREPFTAPRRILVAMTQAQRHEPLPKEF